From Kitasatospora sp. MAP12-44:
GCCCGGCGCCTGTTGTAGCAGCCGCGGCAGCGGCGGTCCACCAATGCGGTGGCCGCCGCTGCCTTTGCGTTACCGCCTGCCGCGATCTGCCGTTGCCTGGACGGCTATGCCCAGGCGCAGTGGCGAATCCCGGTCAACTCCAAGGCTAAGCTGATGCTGCTCACCCGCGCTTTCGAGGATCTGGGCCCGGCGTCTGCTCCGGGCTCCTCGCCACCAGTGGCCTGACGCCAGGGAGTGTCTGCCGGCACGGCTCACCGCCGACGAACGGCAGCCGGCCAGCCCGCGTCCAGCCAACTGGCGTTCACCCAGCTGACGTTCACCCAGCTGACGTTCGGCCGACTGACGTTCGGCCGACCGATGTCCGCACGGCTCAACCACCAGGCGATATGCCGGCCCCGAAGTACCGCCACGGGGGCCGGCTCGGCGTTCTCGTACCGTCCGACCTGCCGCCCTTCCCGGGACCGGCAGCTGCCCCGCAGTGCAGTACTTCGTTCGCAGGAAGAGGTTATGGGTTCAGTGGGGACGCATCAGGTCGACACGATTCAGCACGCGGTGGCGGTGGGAGGCGAGAAACTCGCCTGCGGAGTGACTCAGCCCGTCGGGGCAAGGGCCGGCCTCAGCGCGGTCGTTCTGCACGGCGCGGGCACCGCCGACCAGTACGTGCATCAGCAGCTGGCGCGCCTGCTGGCCGAACGGGGCTGCCAGTCGGTCAGCCCCGACTTCTCGGGCCACGGTGCCAGCACGGGTCTCCTGCAGAAGCTGAGCCTCGAGCGCCGCTTCCAGCAGGCGCGGGCGGTCATCGACGAGCTCGTACCCGCCGGCGATCAGCTGCTCCTGGTCGGCGCCAGCATGAGCGGGCAGACCGTCGCCGATCTGCTCTGCCACTACGGCAGCCGAGTGCCGGCCGTCGCGCTGCTGGCCCCGGCCGTCTACCCGCGCCGCGCCTGGAGCCTCCCGTTCGACGCGGGCTTCACCGAGGTCATCCGCACTCGGGAGGCCTGGCGCGACTCGGCGGCCCTGGAGACGTACGCGGACTTCACCGGGCGGGCCGTCCTCGCGGTGCCCGCCGAGGACCACGTGATACCCCCTGCGGTGAACCGGGCCCTCGTCCAAGCCCTCTCCAGCCGCGCCGACTTCACCCACCTGGAGTTCTCCGACGCCACCCACCACCTCGGACGCTACTTCCAGGCCCACCCACAGAAGTGC
This genomic window contains:
- a CDS encoding alpha/beta fold hydrolase, with amino-acid sequence MTQPVGARAGLSAVVLHGAGTADQYVHQQLARLLAERGCQSVSPDFSGHGASTGLLQKLSLERRFQQARAVIDELVPAGDQLLLVGASMSGQTVADLLCHYGSRVPAVALLAPAVYPRRAWSLPFDAGFTEVIRTREAWRDSAALETYADFTGRAVLAVPAEDHVIPPAVNRALVQALSSRADFTHLEFSDATHHLGRYFQAHPQKCAHLADLLVGG